From Planococcus halocryophilus, the proteins below share one genomic window:
- a CDS encoding trypsin-like serine peptidase, giving the protein MEKEMVTISDIHPFKNLENKKEKLIEEKERINEEALSRYQELLEKSEEKPDEEDVETVHETAKKIEARIENAEDLDGPALERIIFGNDLFPISYLQSGFNIGNSVCRIVLSDRVGRVVGYGTGFLISPSLIMTNNHVLDKEEVAVYSTAEFNYQTDENNVLCQSTIFRLDPDKLFITDKRLDFTIVAVQEFSGDNRRLTDFGHLKLSPNLNIMENEYVSIIQHPQGGHKAVTVRENRVKFLSEDFIHYVTDTQPGSSGSPVFNDQWVVVALHHSGVRDPNDRTQWVANEGIRISSILKHLDALIDHSE; this is encoded by the coding sequence TTGGAAAAGGAGATGGTTACCATTTCTGACATTCACCCGTTTAAAAACTTAGAAAATAAAAAAGAAAAGTTAATCGAAGAAAAAGAAAGAATCAATGAAGAGGCACTGAGCAGATATCAAGAGCTTCTCGAAAAAAGCGAAGAAAAACCAGATGAGGAAGACGTAGAAACTGTACATGAAACGGCAAAAAAAATAGAAGCACGAATCGAAAATGCGGAGGATCTGGACGGCCCTGCTTTAGAACGGATTATTTTTGGAAATGATTTATTTCCCATATCCTATTTGCAATCCGGATTCAATATAGGGAATTCAGTTTGTCGTATCGTCCTTTCTGATCGTGTGGGAAGAGTCGTAGGATATGGTACGGGATTTCTGATATCTCCGTCTCTAATCATGACAAACAACCATGTTTTAGATAAAGAAGAGGTAGCAGTTTATAGTACCGCTGAGTTTAACTACCAAACGGATGAAAATAACGTTCTGTGTCAATCAACCATTTTTAGACTTGATCCGGATAAACTATTCATAACGGATAAAAGGCTGGATTTTACAATCGTTGCAGTCCAAGAATTTTCAGGTGATAACAGAAGGCTGACTGATTTTGGGCATTTGAAACTTTCACCTAATCTAAACATCATGGAAAATGAATACGTTTCTATTATTCAGCATCCGCAAGGTGGACATAAAGCGGTAACAGTCAGAGAAAACCGAGTTAAATTTTTATCAGAAGATTTCATCCATTATGTGACAGACACACAGCCGGGTTCATCTGGGTCACCTGTATTTAACGATCAATGGGTTGTCGTTGCGCTTCATCATTCTGGCGTACGCGATCCCAATGACAGAACACAATGGGTGGCAAATGAGGGGATAAGAATAAGCTCGATTTTAAAGCATCTTGATGCGTTAATTGATCATTCTGAGTAA
- a CDS encoding GntP family permease yields MITGNLLILIFVLSLAVLFFAILKLKIEPFLALITIAILTALSIGMPLKEVASTVTVGFGNTLAGVGILIGLGVIFGQFLGASGAVEKIAQAVLNVFGVKRSSAGLALTGTAVSIPVFFDAAFVILSGLIRSLATKTGISVVSFVTALGVGLIVSHNMIAPTPGPLVVAENTGAELGLFIIYGIIVAIPATLVGGYLYGMFIGKRIKHSGEVEEIVIEKADLPKKEISTSLSFTMLALPIVLILTNTVSQLLFPGTAIASIFGFVGEKNVALLISVFAAIIFLRPYIAIPNNRLYSEAINSAGMIILITGAGGAFGAVINSSGIGDHLISTMQSWSIPVLLLAFIFSQILRASLGSATVALVTTSSILGPMVGELGVSPILLGLAICAGGIGLSLPNDSGFWVVNRFGKLTIPQTLLAWTGGGFIAGLTALVTVFILNLFAGILPGL; encoded by the coding sequence ATGATTACTGGTAATTTGTTGATTTTGATTTTTGTTCTGTCATTGGCTGTTCTATTTTTCGCTATTCTTAAGCTGAAAATCGAACCATTTCTCGCGTTAATCACAATCGCTATTTTAACTGCATTATCTATCGGCATGCCACTAAAAGAAGTAGCTTCGACGGTTACGGTAGGATTTGGGAATACGCTCGCAGGTGTCGGGATTTTAATTGGTCTTGGGGTTATCTTTGGTCAATTTCTAGGAGCATCGGGTGCTGTTGAAAAAATTGCACAAGCTGTCCTAAATGTATTTGGAGTTAAACGATCTTCTGCAGGTCTAGCGTTAACAGGTACAGCTGTTTCGATTCCGGTATTTTTTGACGCAGCATTTGTTATTTTAAGTGGATTGATTCGCTCACTTGCTACAAAAACAGGAATTTCAGTCGTGAGTTTCGTAACAGCACTTGGTGTCGGCTTAATCGTGTCACATAATATGATTGCTCCAACTCCTGGACCGCTGGTAGTTGCAGAAAACACAGGGGCAGAACTTGGTCTCTTTATCATCTACGGTATTATCGTTGCCATTCCAGCTACGTTAGTTGGAGGGTACTTATACGGGATGTTTATTGGAAAGCGCATTAAACATTCCGGCGAAGTAGAAGAAATTGTCATCGAAAAAGCGGATTTACCGAAAAAAGAAATCAGCACAAGCTTGAGTTTCACGATGTTGGCATTACCGATTGTCCTAATTTTAACGAATACGGTGTCGCAACTCCTATTCCCAGGAACAGCAATTGCGAGTATCTTCGGTTTTGTCGGAGAAAAAAATGTCGCACTGTTAATCAGTGTCTTCGCAGCCATTATCTTTTTGCGTCCGTATATCGCAATTCCAAACAATCGCTTGTATTCTGAAGCGATCAACTCAGCAGGAATGATCATCTTGATCACTGGTGCGGGTGGTGCGTTTGGTGCGGTTATTAATAGCAGTGGGATTGGCGATCACTTGATTTCAACAATGCAAAGTTGGAGCATTCCCGTTCTTTTGCTAGCTTTTATCTTTTCTCAAATTTTACGTGCTTCACTCGGTTCAGCAACAGTGGCACTGGTTACAACATCTAGTATTCTGGGACCAATGGTCGGCGAACTTGGCGTTTCCCCAATTTTACTCGGTCTTGCAATCTGTGCAGGTGGTATTGGTCTATCATTGCCGAACGACTCTGGTTTCTGGGTGGTTAACCGCTTCGGTAAGCTGACAATCCCACAAACTCTTCTCGCTTGGACAGGCGGAGGCTTTATCGCAGGCTTGACGGCTTTGGTTACGGTGTTTATCTTGAACTTGTTTGCAGGCATCTTGCCTGGACTTTAA
- a CDS encoding class II fructose-bisphosphate aldolase, whose protein sequence is MLLNTKDILLTAQKEQYGVAAFNVYSLETLQAVIRVAEAENHPVIIALGERYFDMVDVEGFAALTKVLAGKSTVPIALHLDHAYQKESIIRAIDCGFTSVMYDGSKYDLEKNISYTKEIVKIAHMAGVSVEAEIGSVARGAFSDEEDGDGTLTDPQDAKKFVEETGVDFLAAAIGTVHGMYTGEPNINLALLEEIQQSVSIPLVLHGGSGTPEHVMKQAVEKGICKVNVNTEVSMATTSYLKQVLKEEETMHLSDVMAGMQQAIEPVIAKFIQVLKK, encoded by the coding sequence ATGTTACTAAATACAAAAGACATTCTTTTAACAGCTCAAAAAGAACAGTACGGCGTAGCAGCTTTTAATGTTTACAGCCTTGAGACTTTGCAGGCAGTCATTCGCGTAGCAGAAGCAGAAAATCACCCGGTGATTATTGCGTTAGGTGAAAGGTATTTCGATATGGTAGACGTAGAAGGCTTTGCTGCTTTAACTAAAGTATTAGCTGGAAAATCGACCGTTCCGATTGCCCTCCACTTAGATCATGCTTATCAAAAAGAATCGATTATTCGAGCGATCGATTGCGGATTTACCTCGGTTATGTACGATGGCTCTAAATACGATCTTGAAAAAAATATAAGCTACACAAAAGAAATCGTAAAAATTGCCCATATGGCAGGAGTTAGTGTAGAAGCCGAAATCGGATCAGTTGCGCGCGGTGCGTTTTCAGATGAAGAAGACGGCGATGGCACATTGACCGATCCTCAGGATGCTAAGAAGTTTGTGGAAGAAACAGGCGTTGATTTTTTGGCAGCAGCGATTGGTACGGTTCACGGCATGTATACAGGGGAGCCGAATATTAACTTAGCGCTGTTAGAAGAAATTCAACAGTCTGTCAGCATCCCGTTAGTTTTACACGGGGGTTCTGGGACGCCAGAACATGTGATGAAACAAGCAGTTGAAAAAGGGATTTGCAAAGTGAATGTTAATACAGAAGTCTCGATGGCCACGACTTCTTACCTCAAGCAAGTTTTGAAAGAGGAAGAAACAATGCATCTCTCAGATGTAATGGCAGGTATGCAACAAGCAATAGAGCCGGTAATAGCGAAATTTATACAAGTGCTCAAGAAATAA